Below is a genomic region from Scheffersomyces stipitis CBS 6054 chromosome 8, complete sequence.
AATCTATGCGGAGGCAACTGGTGCCTCATTCTAGAAATGAACTTTAATAATATAAAATAATTTTAAAAATTTCTTTGGTAATAACAGGCGCACGGCTACTGGTTTGCCTGACTGCAGAGTCAGGTTTACGCCAGATCCTTAAGCACATGGATCACGACTCAGATCGACTCCAATGGACTAAGCCTTGTCGTGCACGTCCTTGCCTTCTGTATTCTAACAATCGTAGATCATGACCCACATACAAGCCATTGTTCATGGATTTTAGTCCATGTTTTTTGAGTcaatttcactttcatATCGGCCCCTCACGCATATTCTGCCATGAGTATTTTTCTTCGTAAATTGTTCAGCCTTTTAATTGCTCGCATAACGATGTATGGGAACACTAAAAAGCCATGATCTATAGGGGCTAAGCAGGCTTGAAAGTTTAATGAGATCACTCACATTGAATAGGCATATTTGATAAGGGAACCAATAATATCCCAAGAAAGAAATGCTTGGACCGTTGCTCCATTGCCGTTGCTCCATTGCTAGAAAATAGCACTAGTTATGCTGTAATTGGAACTACTAATGTAGAAAAAATGGCTCAAGATTGGGAGCCGCCCTATTTTCCTTTACATCACGATAGAGATTTAGAAAATTTAAATGAGAGACAGAAATACGACAAGAGCCAGAATTGGTGGattcaaaaaaaagaaagattgaCCCTTGTCGATTTCCTCAGACCATCTTTTGCACCTCAGCATCGTGGGAATCGAGTGTATAATCTGCATCATGTCAATAGATTGGTGTCTTGATAGAATATTCCTGATTTCTTGATAATTTGGGTAATAATATCATTGTTACAAACAGGAACAAGTATAGGACCAACAACCAACTCTACAGCGTGATTTAGCTCTATCTCTGAGCAATATTCCGTCAAAGTGGCCATTTGTTCAAAGTTCAAGTATAAGTTGAAGTGGTCATGTAGAGGGCATGTATTGGATTCAATTGTTCAGTTAATCGCCTGTCATTCTTTATTTAGAATATCGTAAATGATAGTCGTAAATACCCAATAAGGGTTACGGGAAAAATTGCCTCCTTTTCTAAATTTGTGTGATTAGCATCGCCGCATGTGCACCAGTATAGTTTGCAAGAGATTTTTTGAATTCCATGCTGTGCTAGAAAATATGCGTTACCATTCTCAGGACAAGTCATTTGTATCAACCAGAGGAAAATTAGCTCCATGTGATCAATGAGGGGATATATGTATATTGCTTGATATGCAACGGGTTGCACATCAAAATCTGGCACAAGTCAACAGTTTCTTGACACTTTTTCGTTTCATGGATACCCTTAGTTCCCATATTGAGAGCAACGTCAGAGAAGTGTGTGTCTGCTCTGGAGTTGCAAATTAGTTTCTAGTCGAATCAAAACGACTTCACCCAAAATGCtactttttgcaatcaaacTGCCAAAAACTGGTAAACTCAACTGCCAAATAAACCAACACAAAAGCACTAAATCTAACTGGCAATTGATATCAATGGATCCCTTGGGGATATAAGATCACCCCACGGACGATACTGCCGCTATCGCTCCACGCTGAGCCCAAACCAATGCACATTGCAACAGATTATGCAAGTGGGGAATCATACATGTGACTATCGCGTGACCGTTGCAATGTCTCCATCTTTTTGCCCTTATCAGCACATCGTTTTTTTGTCGCGTCCGCATGCAGGGATCCAACCGTTAGTATCATTCCCCCTTCTTTCTAACTCTATCCACAGTTGCTCCCCTcagttgttcttctgaCACTTCAGTTACAAAGTGCCATTTTGTTTACCAATCCTTTCTGATAGCTCAAGATATACTCAGCAGGGGGTACATCAATTCTGTTACAAATTCCCGCGACATACTTTCCAAGGCTTCTTGTAATCGTATAACACCAGTCGTCCTTAGATCTCGTTCGTGTTTCATTTCCGCCAAACACTGGTTTGCTGCCAAATTCGGGCACTTAACCAATCTGTCCCACATCCCAACCCTGACCGAGGTATATATACGTAATACTCGTACTTGCAGTTTCTTTGTTGTGAGTTGTCCGATCCCTCGATCCCGCCACTGATACATTACTTACCAGTTCTACTAGTTCATATTCCACAAACTTCGCATTACCAATGGACTTAGCTAAGGTCCGCAATCTGGACACAGGCTCGTTGAAAAGAGTCCGGTCACTTCCAGTCAGCGCCGAGGATGAAGGCAACCTCGCGtatcaacatcaacagcacCCTAGCTTCTCCAACGAGGCTTCGTTCCGCAAGTTACTCTCTTCCCATCTGTCCATCTACAACGTGTTGAACAATCCCGACTTAGACGTCTCCCCTAGCTTCAGCAGGACACAAAGCCCGTTGTTATTAACGCCTGAGTTGCCTGACCCGTCGTTCTCCATCACGCTGTGGCAGTCTATAAGCAATGACTCTGTGTTTTTGGACAAtctcaatctcaagaaTCTTTCGCCATCGCCACACAATGTACCTCAATTCCAGAAGCGAAACGAAAACGATGAATCCGGCAAAAGGAGACCCACTTCTTCCATCTTGTCGGTTACAACTGAAGAGGACGACACAACGAAAGACTCAACAGTGTTGATCTCGACACCAAAGCCGTCTAACGTTATGGTCTTCGAGACAGACGAGGAAGACAACGACGATGACCGTAACCATGTTAATCCTCCGAATTCATTTATCATGCCGAAGATGAGCATTTCGGAAAGACCTAATATTCATGACTATAGTGGCAGAAGCTCGCGATTTCAGGTCACGCTTCTTAGCTCCTATGGTTCGTACAAGGTGGATACCAACTACTTGGTCAAGAGCATAGAGCGTGAATTGAGTTGTGATTGCATCGGCATTCGCCATGTAAATTTAGATATCCACAATGATTACAGATCCTCTAGTTTCCTGCGATTTGACAAATCGTTGGTCAAGAATTCCGATTTGATATTTGTGGTTAACGATGGCTCTTCCGTGTTTCTCGAATATTTGACTAGCGTCTTTGGTGGAGACGTGCAATTAGACGAGGACTCTATGGAAGCTTTGCCGAAACTCACAATCATCAACATGATGACAGTCAACTACTTTGTCAACTTGTTTGAGTTGATAAATTACTTAAAACCCTACCAAATCTGGAAGACTTCATCTTTAAAACAGGAGAAATTGGTCAATAAAGTTAAAGACTTCATCGAAATCGAGTTGAACCAACTGGACCATTTTGAATCCAATAAGGTTGCTACAAAGGATACAAATTTGTCATTGGTTGTCTCGAATGTCGGCAGATCACAAACTATGTATTCCAATTTAATTCTGCACAAGAGAGCCGACTACAAGGGcatagagaagaaattcaaaactGATCTTCAGGGTTCATCTAGTTTTAGCGATCCGTTGctgatttcttccaactttgcCCATATTAACATCTTGTATTCaatcttgatgaaattaTTTTCGACTTCACAATTGAGTCAAAACATCGTTGCTGTTGATAAGTCAACTCCCAAATCCTCGCGATTTTGGTTGATTTGTAGTTTCACAGTAGGTATTGGCTTTGGTATTGGTATCGCAAGCGGTGCCACTTCCGTTGTTGGGTTATACATATATgagaagtttcttcagtttAGCCCTGGCCAAACACAGCAATGTATTCCAGTTTCATCTCCTGCAACTAAACCAATTGTGGATACCGTCGTTGATTTATCGAAGGAGTTTCAAGGTTCTATGTTCCAGTTTTACAATGAAGTTTCGACTGACTTAATTGGAGAGCTCAGATCATTTTCAACGTTATATGTTAGTTATTTAAGGTCCGCTGGTGATATTGTTATTGATTGTATTAGAGGAGGATTAGAGAAAGTTGTTGGTCTTGTTGTGTACACTAATTGCTGACTGGTTGCAGCCTTATTATCATTATCAACTTAGACAAAAGCACAGAGgtcttttcaattctggtTATGTTTAGTACTGTGCTCACTAATATTTACTTGCTTTGGATTTTATATTTTGCTACGGAAATGGTTTGGAAGACCATTGGATATTGGAGACCGGTTAGCACAGCTAATTTTTTTACAATTGGTTTTAGTTCTATTTGCTTTTTAGTATGTATAATTCTCGTATCTGCGAGAATAAAtgaattgattttgatatATACAAGAGTATGCGAGTATTTTCTTAACTAACCATGAAACTGACGTTTCTATAGAAGTCAAGCATAGGGTTTTCACCTGCTTTAGTAGTCGTGGCATCAAGGTCAGCCCATTGACTCAAGAATTCCTTATGCGATTCTACTCGTGGAACTTTACCTGTCAATTGCTTGTAAATGTCACTGGAAACACCAAAGTCTGTAGGAAACATAATATCAAAGTAGCCCTGATAGCACATATATGTGCTAACATCGACTGTTCTATTTTGAAGCACGGTTTGCACAACAGGCCCGTTATAGCAGCCCTTCATTGCCTTTGGCAAATAATGGAAgtctgaagaaatcaaagagTGATTAGGGAATCTATGCTTTagaatttggaagaattccaaaagTCTAGTCGGTATGAACTCTGCTGGTGTCATATTATCCTTGAAAGGCAACAAGGAATTTTGCCACTTCaattttgtagatgatTGAAGTAACGGATGGATTTTGTCCTTATCAGTGATGAAGGGAACTAAACTCTTGAAAGTATCCATCTTAGCACTGAGGGTATTTGATTGTTTCAATACCGAGTACTCACCATTCTCtctcaattgcaaatatgCGTTTGTGTAGTAACTTAATTCTGGTGTGTAGAATTCATAGAAATCTCCATGTTCATCAACTAAGACCTTTCCTTCATAAGGTTGTCCTGTCACATTGTCATATCTTATGACATCATGAGCAAAATTGTCGAACACTTCCAAAGCAATGAAATAGCACGGATCATGAACAACTTTATCCCATTTGAATATCGACTTGTTGATAATCTCTAACTTAGACTGATCCAATCCTTGGTTGACTAACTTATTCTTCAAAGCAT
It encodes:
- a CDS encoding predicted protein — protein: MDTLSSHIESNVREASFRKLLSSHSSIYNVLNNPDLDVSPSFSRTQSPLLLTPELPDPSFSITSWQSISNDSKRNENDESGKRRPTSSILSVTTEEDDTTKDSTVLISTPKPSNVMVFETDEEDNDDDRNHVNPPNSFIMPKMSISERPNIHDYSGRSSRFQVTLLSSYGSYKVDTNYLVKSIERELSCDCIGIRHVNLDIHNDYRSSSFSRFDKSLVKNSDLIFVVNDGSSVFLEYLTSVFGGDVQLDEDSMEALPKLTIINMMTVNYFVNLFELINYLKPYQIWKTSSLKQEKLVNKVKDFIEIELNQSDHFESNKVATKDTNLSLVVSNVGRSQTMYSNLISHKRADYKGIEKKFKTDLQGSSSFSDPLSISSNFAHINILYSILMKLFSTSQLSQNIVAVDKSTPKSSRFWLICSFTVGIGFGIGIASGATSVVGLYIYEKFLQFSPGQTQQCIPVSSPATKPIVDTVVDLSKEFQGSMFQFYNEVSTDLIGELRSFSTLYVSYLRSAGDIVIDCIRGGLEKVVGLVVYTNC